The stretch of DNA CTGATGCCTGGGCCGCGGGTGGCTCGTCGGCCATAGTCGGGGGATGCCCTACGACCGGGACATCCTCGACGAGTACGCCGAGATGCGCGCCCCCACGAAGTACCCGGAGGTCGAGGCCACCGTCGGCCTGGTGGTGGAGGACCGGTCCTCGGGGTTCTGCGGGGACGTCGTCAATCTCTCGTCGGCGGCGGTCACGTTGCGGGGCCGCAGCGGCCATCTCCGCCACTTCGGCTGGGTCCGGGGCGGGTTCCTGCTCGAGGGCAAACCGGTCACGCTCGTGCCGCCCCGGCGCGAGGTCGCCGGTCCCACGCTCACCGCCAGCGGGTCGGTGGCCGCCACCGCGGCCAAGGCCCGGTCGGCCCGGGCCAGTCGAATATGGGTGGAAGGCCGCCACGACGCGGAGCTGCTCGAGCACGTCTGGGGCGATGACCTGCGCGAGCTCGGCATCGTGGTCGAGCCTCTCGGCGGCATCGACGACCTGGTGGCCGAGGTCGGTCGCTTCGGCCCCTCGCCCACCCGCCGCCTCGGCGTGCTGGTCGATCACCTCGTGGACGGCTCGAAGGAGGCTCGAATCGTGGCGGGGGTGCGTGACGACAACGTGCTCGTCACCGGCCACCCGTTCGTCGACGTGTGGGCGGGCATCCAGCCCCGGGTCATGGGTCGCACCGAGTGGCCCGACGTCCCCCGCGGCCAGGACT from Acidimicrobiales bacterium encodes:
- a CDS encoding DUF3097 family protein; this translates as MPYDRDILDEYAEMRAPTKYPEVEATVGLVVEDRSSGFCGDVVNLSSAAVTLRGRSGHLRHFGWVRGGFLLEGKPVTLVPPRREVAGPTLTASGSVAATAAKARSARASRIWVEGRHDAELLEHVWGDDLRELGIVVEPLGGIDDLVAEVGRFGPSPTRRLGVLVDHLVDGSKEARIVAGVRDDNVLVTGHPFVDVWAGIQPRVMGRTEWPDVPRGQDWKTGFAAALGTTVEGFWPSLRNKVTTYADLRPELVGAVERLLDFVEQGD